A single window of Candidatus Zixiibacteriota bacterium DNA harbors:
- the tatC gene encoding twin-arginine translocase subunit TatC — translation MLKSLGAVAFCSAISFFFSDSIFAVMVAPLRRSLGPEQNLIGTGVTEAFFTEIKVALAAGALFSTPVIFYQLWRFISPGLLAREKRLVLPFVLSATFFFVAGAVFCYWVVLPVAFRYFVEQYGSIGVTPAIRIGEYFTFFFRMVLAFGVAFELPVFTYFLVRIGVWDYRFMLRSFRYALIVIFVVAAVLTPTPDVINQSLLAVPMVLLYGLSIGVAYLGRKPENFDC, via the coding sequence TTGCTGAAATCCCTGGGCGCCGTCGCTTTTTGTTCCGCGATCAGTTTTTTCTTCTCCGACTCGATTTTCGCGGTGATGGTGGCGCCGCTTCGCCGTAGCCTCGGCCCGGAGCAGAATCTGATCGGAACCGGGGTCACGGAAGCGTTCTTTACCGAGATCAAGGTCGCCCTGGCGGCCGGAGCGCTGTTCTCGACGCCGGTCATTTTCTATCAGCTCTGGCGCTTCATCAGCCCGGGGCTGCTCGCGCGGGAAAAGAGGCTCGTGCTGCCCTTCGTGCTGAGCGCAACCTTCTTTTTCGTCGCGGGCGCGGTCTTTTGCTACTGGGTCGTGCTGCCGGTGGCGTTTCGCTACTTTGTCGAGCAATACGGCTCGATCGGGGTCACGCCGGCGATCCGCATCGGCGAGTACTTCACTTTTTTTTTTCGTATGGTACTGGCTTTCGGCGTGGCGTTCGAGCTGCCGGTCTTCACCTATTTTCTGGTCCGGATCGGCGTCTGGGACTACCGGTTCATGCTGCGCTCTTTCCGCTATGCGCTGATCGTGATATTCGTCGTGGCGGCTGTTCTGACGCCGACACCCGACGTCATCAACCAGAGCCTCCTGGCCGTCCCCATGGTCCTGCTGTACGGGCTGAGCATCGGCGTGGCGTATCTGGGGCGCAAGCCGGAAAATTTCGACTGTTGA
- a CDS encoding AAA domain-containing protein has protein sequence MSSTAEKTTALLRFLRDTATLRRKRIAAYGADDKLLWFHDVPRDLPQTWRDACKSAFISDNPDEFPDLWLEVRKKRRPVLPPLPTELQDWVPRKFQDDPGGYLDKTKEQLLDLLNPEITVLVEKRVQHQATAPGENTTVAEKVPEVRRLVDYPNIQDAWLEYLGDQWEPWAEETRRWKQVQRIYEDVDFMRRRIEEAEERYELRLAVGLLQWRDSTATAVKRHLLTAPAEISLDAARGILTVGPAASFDGFRVELDMLELHDQPRLDTADTENRLEERLDELDVRGWDKTKVAEILRVIANKAASDAQVSEDVWTPLERADATFRVSYAPALVLRERRPTAYEELIGRFLKASEGEAAFSTTPPWDRFVSEGGLSGPSGGLGVDINGSCGDMDRRLYFPLAKNDEQRRIAERLRNRPYVLVKGPPGTGKSHTIANLICHLLAIGERVLVTAHAPKALTVLRDLLPGDIRNLCVTAFGSSREDHRLLEDSVRGILSRKNEWMGQKWAQEEIDRLEKELCQHEQEAASLDRQLRECREAETYSHSLPGGYTGTAAQIARQLEEERETHGWFPELAADQDRCPLSPDDIMLLAEVHPTLTQERLNELTLDIGAFDLPDPQEFTAAIEKLSAAEREAEGALDGVPEHELGPIQNCSDANLEACRTFLVKLEELVTRASRTLGDLTGEILKDLIVGQDARWNRLERETVQLVERIQIACERAGAGKFEISSDTGDAKLLADTCRRLEHFRRGGRRGWGFLAPRIARETRYIEERCRVNGGAPRDERSLDMLAGYLELRETLDRFYTVWPKPLDPTPGDPRHAAGQVCDLVQQTCHLTEFFRKHGRDALEIVPATTRITLSEHDARERWCRLIKAELARRLVRHARRPIDGWAGAIRGSVHHKAHPCMSELAQAIEARDPAKWNRAWTQRESLKTERDRFQRYQELLERIYRCCPELARVLQPTRGDPRWKDRLRRLEQTWDWAATRAWLHRITDSGHYERLARERQRLQDRIEKKLEKLAAVKAWQAFFLRLDDQTEQNLTAWTKAVARIGKNTGKYAYRHRRAARRYLMSCIPKMPAWIMPLHKLWETTDPTPGLFDTVIVDEASQAGIEALALLLLAKRIIVVGDDKQNSPEAVGVLEDDIARLARDYLREFRFRDEFRPDTSLYDHAERAFGNLISLREHFRCVPEIIRFSNELCYTDAPLIPLRQPPPKRLPPLKTKYVNDGFCQGEGQRILNPVEADAIVAALQNCLEDDTYEGKTMGVIVLQGHAQAELIERRLAEMLEPKVREERRLRCGTPATFQGDQRDVIFLSLVVAPNHHFRALTGLPDQRRFNVAMSRARDQVWLFHSVQLHDLSREDLRWKLLNFFYNSDRQPIATPYEELLRLERELRHRSRRTGEQPSPYESWFEVDVALELLRRKYRIRPQVEVAGYRIDLVVEGLDNRLAIECDGEAWHGPDRFDQDMARQRQLERAGWTFVRVRESEFYAARDTSMHRVTEACEELGIRPIGEDEIDEEQTAGTPREKQAEEDEGFGEQRGEALDNGGEDRRPASLSAYPELSEFPDPRDASPINVRAALRRIIEREGPLTKRLLIRLYVAGCPALERASKNVRSLLNRNLSVMQRAGEIVVEDELGDRTLESQVLRLRGAPKVRERSAGQRDLLEIPASEIFLVLDRLCRPSDDSAENQELLYRSLLEHYGFSRLTEGRRRHLTKILDAYRRRGMQLETGGSTDRGRVDGLGKLCNGATGKEP, from the coding sequence ATGAGTAGCACCGCAGAAAAGACGACTGCCCTGCTTCGTTTTTTGAGGGACACAGCTACTCTCCGCCGAAAGCGCATTGCAGCTTACGGAGCCGACGATAAGCTTTTGTGGTTTCATGACGTTCCTCGGGACTTGCCCCAAACTTGGAGAGATGCATGCAAATCGGCCTTTATCAGCGACAATCCTGACGAGTTTCCTGATTTGTGGCTCGAGGTTCGTAAGAAGCGTAGGCCCGTACTGCCGCCGCTGCCCACGGAGCTTCAGGACTGGGTCCCGCGGAAGTTTCAGGACGACCCTGGCGGATATCTGGATAAGACAAAAGAGCAACTTCTCGATCTTCTCAATCCGGAGATCACTGTCCTAGTCGAAAAGAGAGTCCAGCATCAGGCCACAGCCCCCGGAGAAAACACCACTGTGGCTGAAAAGGTTCCCGAGGTGCGTCGGCTGGTGGATTACCCGAACATACAGGATGCTTGGCTTGAATATCTCGGAGACCAATGGGAGCCCTGGGCAGAAGAGACGCGTCGGTGGAAGCAGGTCCAGCGCATTTACGAAGATGTGGACTTCATGCGGCGGCGGATTGAGGAAGCAGAGGAGCGCTATGAACTGCGCTTGGCGGTCGGGCTGTTGCAGTGGCGCGATTCGACCGCGACGGCCGTGAAACGCCACCTTCTCACCGCTCCTGCCGAAATCAGTCTGGATGCGGCGCGGGGTATCCTGACAGTAGGTCCGGCTGCCTCTTTCGACGGGTTTCGTGTTGAATTGGACATGCTGGAACTCCACGACCAGCCCAGACTCGATACGGCGGACACTGAAAACCGCTTGGAAGAGCGGTTGGACGAGCTTGACGTTCGCGGTTGGGACAAGACAAAGGTCGCTGAGATCCTCCGGGTCATTGCGAACAAAGCGGCCTCCGATGCTCAAGTCAGCGAAGACGTTTGGACACCGCTCGAACGAGCGGATGCAACATTCCGAGTCAGCTATGCGCCCGCACTCGTCCTCCGTGAACGGCGCCCAACGGCATATGAGGAGCTGATCGGCCGCTTTCTGAAGGCGTCCGAGGGTGAGGCGGCTTTTTCAACGACGCCACCGTGGGACCGTTTCGTTAGCGAGGGTGGACTATCGGGGCCTTCTGGCGGCCTCGGGGTCGATATCAACGGCTCTTGCGGCGATATGGACCGTCGCCTGTACTTCCCGCTTGCGAAGAACGACGAGCAGCGGCGGATTGCAGAGCGCCTCAGAAACCGACCCTATGTGCTTGTTAAGGGGCCACCTGGCACCGGCAAAAGCCACACCATTGCAAATCTGATCTGCCACCTTCTCGCAATAGGCGAACGGGTTCTTGTCACAGCCCACGCACCGAAGGCTCTGACGGTTCTGAGAGATCTGTTGCCAGGTGATATCCGTAACCTTTGCGTTACTGCCTTTGGGTCTTCTCGCGAAGACCATCGCCTTCTGGAGGATAGCGTCCGGGGGATCCTTTCGCGGAAGAATGAATGGATGGGGCAGAAATGGGCACAGGAGGAAATCGACCGACTGGAGAAAGAACTTTGTCAACATGAACAGGAGGCTGCCAGCCTTGATCGGCAGCTCCGTGAATGTCGCGAAGCCGAAACCTATTCTCACAGCCTTCCTGGCGGTTACACAGGGACCGCGGCCCAAATCGCGAGACAGCTTGAGGAAGAACGGGAGACGCACGGCTGGTTTCCAGAATTGGCGGCCGATCAGGACCGCTGTCCGCTGTCGCCCGACGATATTATGTTGCTGGCCGAAGTTCATCCAACCCTGACTCAAGAGCGATTAAACGAACTTACCCTCGATATCGGTGCGTTCGATCTTCCCGACCCGCAGGAGTTCACAGCAGCGATTGAGAAGCTAAGCGCTGCAGAGCGTGAGGCAGAGGGCGCACTTGACGGAGTGCCGGAGCATGAACTGGGCCCGATTCAGAACTGTTCTGACGCAAACCTGGAGGCATGCAGGACATTCTTAGTTAAATTGGAAGAGCTGGTGACACGGGCCAGTCGAACGCTCGGTGATTTGACGGGTGAAATCCTGAAAGACCTTATCGTTGGACAAGATGCTCGGTGGAACCGCCTCGAACGGGAAACCGTTCAGCTTGTTGAAAGGATTCAGATTGCGTGCGAACGGGCCGGCGCTGGGAAATTTGAAATATCCTCAGACACCGGGGACGCGAAGTTGTTGGCCGATACCTGCCGACGGCTTGAGCACTTTAGGAGGGGTGGCCGGCGAGGGTGGGGCTTTCTCGCTCCTCGCATCGCACGCGAGACACGATATATCGAGGAACGCTGCCGGGTTAACGGAGGGGCGCCCCGCGACGAGCGGTCACTGGACATGCTGGCCGGATATCTGGAATTAAGGGAGACCCTCGACCGATTTTATACGGTATGGCCCAAGCCATTAGACCCAACGCCAGGCGATCCTAGGCACGCGGCAGGTCAAGTTTGTGACCTAGTTCAGCAAACCTGCCATCTAACAGAGTTCTTCCGGAAACACGGTCGAGACGCTTTGGAGATAGTTCCCGCCACGACAAGAATAACCCTTTCAGAACACGATGCGCGGGAAAGGTGGTGCCGTTTGATCAAAGCGGAACTCGCCCGTCGCCTCGTACGCCATGCGCGAAGGCCTATCGATGGGTGGGCCGGCGCGATCCGCGGTTCCGTCCATCACAAAGCCCACCCCTGCATGAGTGAGCTTGCACAGGCTATCGAGGCTCGTGATCCGGCAAAGTGGAACCGTGCGTGGACACAACGGGAGAGCCTGAAGACTGAGAGAGATCGCTTTCAGCGCTATCAAGAATTGCTGGAACGTATATACCGGTGTTGTCCTGAGCTTGCGCGTGTGCTGCAACCGACCCGAGGCGATCCCCGGTGGAAAGATCGGTTGCGTCGGCTTGAGCAGACATGGGATTGGGCTGCCACGAGGGCGTGGCTTCACAGGATCACAGACTCCGGACACTACGAGAGGCTCGCTCGCGAGCGACAGCGGTTGCAAGACAGAATAGAGAAAAAGCTCGAGAAACTGGCGGCCGTGAAGGCTTGGCAGGCGTTTTTCTTGCGACTGGACGACCAGACGGAGCAAAACCTCACAGCTTGGACAAAGGCGGTTGCGCGTATCGGAAAAAACACGGGTAAGTACGCCTATCGGCACCGGAGGGCAGCCCGCCGGTATCTCATGTCATGCATCCCGAAGATGCCGGCTTGGATCATGCCCCTCCACAAGCTATGGGAGACGACGGACCCGACACCTGGACTTTTTGATACGGTGATCGTAGATGAGGCGTCGCAGGCGGGAATAGAGGCGTTGGCGCTTCTTCTTCTGGCAAAGAGGATCATCGTCGTTGGAGACGATAAACAGAACAGTCCGGAAGCAGTGGGCGTTCTCGAGGATGATATCGCACGTCTCGCCCGAGATTACCTTCGTGAGTTTCGATTCCGCGACGAGTTTCGACCCGACACGAGCCTTTATGACCACGCTGAGCGTGCCTTCGGCAATTTGATCTCGCTTCGGGAACATTTCCGATGCGTGCCGGAGATCATTCGCTTCAGCAATGAGCTATGTTACACAGACGCGCCCTTGATTCCGTTACGTCAGCCTCCGCCCAAAAGGCTTCCACCGCTAAAAACAAAATATGTGAACGACGGCTTTTGCCAGGGTGAAGGGCAGCGGATTCTGAACCCGGTAGAAGCAGATGCAATCGTTGCAGCGCTTCAGAACTGTCTGGAGGACGATACTTATGAGGGAAAGACAATGGGTGTCATCGTTCTCCAGGGCCATGCTCAGGCCGAGCTGATTGAACGGAGACTGGCTGAGATGCTGGAGCCGAAGGTTCGCGAAGAAAGGCGACTACGGTGTGGGACCCCTGCCACTTTTCAGGGGGACCAACGAGATGTGATCTTCCTGTCGCTTGTGGTAGCGCCTAACCATCATTTCCGGGCTTTGACGGGGCTGCCCGACCAGAGACGCTTCAACGTAGCCATGAGTCGCGCGCGCGATCAGGTATGGCTGTTCCATAGCGTTCAGCTTCACGATCTTAGCCGCGAAGATTTGCGATGGAAGCTGTTAAACTTTTTTTACAACTCGGATCGTCAACCTATCGCTACGCCTTATGAAGAGCTCCTGCGCCTTGAGCGGGAATTGAGACACCGTTCACGAAGGACTGGTGAACAGCCTTCTCCGTACGAAAGTTGGTTCGAGGTTGATGTCGCGCTGGAGCTTCTCCGTCGAAAGTACCGCATTCGGCCTCAAGTAGAGGTGGCCGGTTATCGTATCGATCTCGTCGTCGAGGGACTCGACAACCGACTAGCTATCGAGTGCGACGGCGAAGCCTGGCACGGGCCGGACAGGTTCGACCAGGATATGGCCCGGCAAAGGCAACTCGAGCGAGCCGGATGGACATTCGTTCGTGTTCGGGAGTCGGAATTCTACGCGGCGCGGGACACCTCAATGCACCGTGTCACGGAGGCCTGTGAGGAACTCGGTATTCGACCGATCGGGGAGGACGAGATAGACGAGGAACAAACGGCGGGCACGCCACGGGAAAAGCAGGCGGAAGAGGATGAGGGGTTCGGGGAACAACGAGGCGAAGCCCTCGACAACGGCGGAGAGGATCGTAGGCCGGCGTCGCTATCGGCCTATCCTGAGCTTTCAGAGTTTCCTGACCCGCGGGATGCCTCCCCCATCAACGTTCGGGCAGCTCTGCGTCGCATAATAGAAAGGGAAGGTCCCCTTACGAAGCGTTTGCTCATTAGGCTATACGTAGCCGGTTGTCCCGCGCTGGAACGCGCCAGCAAGAACGTCCGGAGTCTTCTCAATAGGAACTTGTCTGTGATGCAGAGGGCAGGAGAGATCGTCGTTGAAGACGAGCTTGGTGACCGTACGCTTGAGTCGCAAGTTCTTCGGCTCCGTGGTGCGCCTAAGGTCAGGGAAAGATCTGCCGGGCAGAGAGACCTGTTGGAAATCCCGGCATCGGAGATCTTCTTGGTGCTCGACCGTTTGTGTCGCCCCTCGGACGATAGCGCTGAGAATCAGGAACTGCTTTATCGTAGCTTGCTTGAGCATTATGGCTTTTCACGCTTAACGGAGGGCCGCAGGAGGCACTTGACGAAGATTCTCGATGCGTACCGCCGTCGCGGGATGCAGTTGGAAACCGGAGGTAGTACTGACCGCGGGAGGGTTGATGGGTTGGGAAAGCTCTGCAATGGTGCAACGGGGAAAGAGCCCTAG
- the rpsT gene encoding 30S ribosomal protein S20 produces MAVHPSVIKRHRQSLKRRARNQETKSRIRTLIKKTRTAISAQNHEAVKTQLRAVNKALSKAVSRGILKRNTASRWLSRLSRSAASLLSQRA; encoded by the coding sequence TTGGCAGTTCACCCGTCGGTTATCAAAAGACACCGTCAGAGCCTCAAGCGCAGGGCGAGAAATCAGGAGACAAAATCCCGCATCCGGACCCTGATCAAGAAGACGCGCACGGCGATCTCCGCCCAGAATCACGAAGCGGTCAAGACCCAGTTGCGCGCCGTCAACAAAGCGCTGAGCAAAGCAGTCAGCCGGGGAATCCTCAAGCGCAACACCGCGTCGCGGTGGCTTTCGCGGTTGTCGCGTTCCGCCGCCTCGCTCCTCTCGCAGCGAGCCTGA
- a CDS encoding sodium-translocating pyrophosphatase, with translation MIVLVIAISCFSLLFAVYLARYVIRHEMGTAKMQEISNAIKEGAEAFLSRQNRTILMLAAVLAVLIFVLYAFVRTPSPADPVPPAQLAFWTTLSFVFGALCSVVAGYIGMWVSIRANIRTASAVRSSLNEGLRIALRGGAVSGLFVVAMSLLGVGGLYYLLETLGHDPQKIPFTIVGYGFGASFVALFAQLGGGIYTKAADVGADLVGKVEAGIPEDDPRNPAVIADLVGDNVGDCAGRGADLFESTAAENIGAMILGVGLYPFFGLKGILFPLVARAFGLIASIVGIMIVRSDEDEDPMAALNRGYYTTSALAIAGFFIAARWMLAVDPAQHPEASSAWFYFFLCGVIGILTAQAFVYITQYYTEYKFRPVKTIAEASQTGPATNIIAGISVGLECTAIPVIVISAAIIASFYLGNLSGVPHAGLFGTAVATMGMLGTAAYILAMDTFGPITDNAGGIIEMSGQPEEVRRKTDRLDAVGNTTKALTKGYAIGSAALAAFLLFSAYLDEVAHYGSKLEAVNIAKPEVFVGGLLGAMLVFLFSALAIRAVGKAAYYVINEVRRQFKENPDILKGTAKPDYGRCVDIVTLGALKQMVLPGVIAVGMPVAVGLVFRLFGVGAEAVAALLMVGTIAGILTATFLNNSGGAWDNAKKFVETGAYGGKGSDTHKAAVVGDTVGDPFKDTAGPSLHVLIKLLSTITLVLAPLFV, from the coding sequence ATGATTGTACTCGTCATCGCGATCAGCTGTTTTTCCTTGCTTTTCGCCGTCTATCTCGCGCGGTACGTCATCCGGCACGAGATGGGAACGGCAAAGATGCAGGAGATCTCCAATGCCATCAAGGAGGGGGCCGAGGCCTTTCTGTCGCGTCAGAATCGCACGATCCTGATGCTGGCGGCGGTCCTGGCGGTGCTGATTTTCGTTCTGTACGCGTTCGTGCGGACGCCGAGCCCCGCCGACCCGGTGCCCCCCGCGCAGTTGGCTTTCTGGACGACGCTGTCCTTCGTTTTCGGGGCGCTTTGCTCCGTGGTCGCCGGCTACATCGGCATGTGGGTGTCGATCCGCGCCAACATCCGCACGGCCTCGGCGGTTCGCTCGAGCCTGAACGAAGGCCTGCGTATCGCGCTCCGCGGTGGGGCCGTTTCAGGGCTCTTCGTGGTCGCCATGAGCCTGCTAGGGGTCGGGGGGCTTTATTATCTGCTCGAGACGCTGGGCCATGACCCGCAAAAGATTCCGTTCACGATCGTGGGATACGGTTTCGGCGCCTCGTTCGTTGCGCTTTTCGCCCAGCTCGGCGGCGGGATCTACACCAAGGCGGCCGACGTGGGGGCGGACCTGGTGGGCAAGGTGGAAGCGGGAATTCCGGAGGACGATCCCCGCAATCCTGCGGTCATCGCCGACCTGGTCGGCGACAACGTCGGGGATTGCGCGGGCCGCGGGGCGGATCTGTTCGAGTCGACCGCGGCCGAGAACATCGGCGCGATGATTCTCGGCGTCGGTCTCTACCCCTTCTTCGGCCTCAAGGGGATTCTCTTTCCGCTGGTCGCCCGCGCCTTTGGCCTGATCGCGTCCATCGTGGGGATCATGATCGTCCGCAGCGACGAGGACGAGGACCCGATGGCGGCGCTGAACCGCGGCTACTATACCACGAGCGCGCTGGCGATCGCCGGCTTTTTCATCGCCGCCCGCTGGATGCTGGCCGTGGACCCGGCCCAACATCCCGAAGCGAGCTCGGCCTGGTTCTACTTCTTTCTCTGCGGCGTGATCGGCATTCTCACGGCGCAGGCGTTCGTTTACATCACCCAGTACTACACCGAGTACAAGTTCCGCCCGGTCAAGACGATCGCGGAGGCCTCGCAGACGGGTCCGGCCACCAACATCATCGCCGGCATCAGCGTGGGCCTGGAGTGCACGGCTATCCCGGTGATCGTGATTTCCGCGGCGATCATCGCCTCGTTCTACCTCGGCAACCTGAGCGGCGTGCCTCACGCCGGGCTGTTCGGCACGGCCGTGGCGACCATGGGGATGCTCGGCACCGCCGCCTACATCCTGGCGATGGATACCTTCGGGCCGATCACGGATAACGCCGGCGGGATCATCGAGATGAGCGGGCAGCCGGAGGAGGTGCGGCGCAAGACCGACCGTCTCGACGCCGTGGGAAACACGACCAAGGCGCTGACGAAAGGATACGCGATCGGCTCGGCGGCGCTGGCGGCCTTTCTGCTGTTCTCGGCTTATCTCGACGAGGTGGCGCATTACGGCAGCAAGCTCGAGGCGGTCAACATCGCCAAGCCGGAGGTCTTCGTCGGGGGGCTGCTCGGGGCGATGCTGGTCTTTCTCTTCTCGGCGCTGGCCATTCGCGCGGTCGGCAAGGCGGCCTACTACGTGATCAACGAGGTGAGGCGTCAATTCAAGGAAAATCCGGACATTCTCAAGGGCACGGCGAAACCGGATTACGGCCGGTGCGTCGATATCGTGACTCTCGGGGCGCTCAAGCAAATGGTGCTGCCCGGCGTCATCGCCGTCGGCATGCCGGTCGCCGTCGGCCTCGTCTTTCGCCTCTTCGGGGTGGGGGCGGAAGCCGTGGCGGCCCTGCTGATGGTCGGGACGATCGCGGGGATTCTCACGGCGACCTTCCTCAACAACAGCGGCGGCGCCTGGGACAACGCCAAGAAGTTCGTGGAAACCGGCGCCTACGGCGGCAAGGGATCCGACACGCACAAGGCGGCGGTGGTCGGCGACACGGTGGGCGATCCGTTCAAGGACACTGCGGGACCCAGCCTGCACGTGCTCATCAAGCTCCTCAGCACGATCACCCTGGTCCTCGCGCCGCTGTTCGTATAA
- a CDS encoding WYL domain-containing protein, which translates to MARNDQVTRQWHLLRRLEGSRGLTLEQLVDSIPDDYPRNARTVRRDLDALQAVGFPIVTERRGGRTLWRLLEGFRDIPALGFSPTELMALTLGRKLLRPLESTEIQSALDSALSKVASALPPEGHEYVRGLEEIFSIGLGPHKNYRDYKNTIDLITRAIDRRRTVQMRYFSASRNASTRREVDPYRLWYAAGGLYLIGYCHLRKDVRMFAVERIRSITLTDHPYQMPLGFDVEEYVRDALMVMRGRRIEVELLFSRKAAAWVKDKVWHHSQENKPLKDGRLKMTLRVAENDELVGWILSFGSQVKMIRPETLRVKVREEAKKILGVPKSRY; encoded by the coding sequence ATGGCGCGCAACGATCAGGTGACCCGGCAGTGGCATCTGCTTCGGCGGCTCGAAGGCTCGAGGGGGCTGACCCTCGAGCAGCTCGTCGACTCCATTCCCGACGACTATCCGCGAAACGCGCGCACGGTGCGCCGCGACCTCGACGCGCTGCAGGCGGTGGGCTTCCCGATCGTCACCGAGCGGAGGGGCGGTCGCACACTCTGGCGCCTCCTCGAAGGCTTTCGGGACATCCCGGCGCTTGGCTTTTCGCCCACCGAGCTGATGGCGCTCACCCTCGGGCGCAAGCTGCTGCGGCCGCTCGAGAGCACGGAGATCCAGTCGGCACTCGATTCGGCGCTGAGCAAGGTGGCGAGCGCCCTGCCGCCCGAGGGGCACGAGTACGTGAGGGGGCTCGAGGAGATCTTTTCGATCGGGCTCGGGCCCCACAAGAATTACCGGGACTACAAGAACACAATCGACCTGATCACCCGGGCCATCGACCGGCGCCGCACGGTCCAGATGCGCTATTTTTCCGCTTCCCGGAACGCGTCCACCCGGCGGGAGGTGGACCCGTACCGCCTCTGGTACGCCGCCGGAGGGCTTTACCTGATTGGCTACTGCCACCTGCGAAAGGACGTGCGGATGTTCGCCGTCGAGCGCATCCGCTCGATCACGCTGACGGACCATCCGTACCAGATGCCGCTCGGGTTCGATGTCGAGGAGTACGTCCGGGATGCGCTCATGGTGATGCGCGGGCGGCGGATCGAGGTGGAGCTTTTGTTTTCCAGGAAAGCCGCGGCGTGGGTGAAGGACAAGGTCTGGCACCACAGCCAGGAAAACAAGCCGCTCAAGGACGGCCGTCTGAAGATGACCCTCAGAGTCGCCGAAAACGACGAGCTGGTGGGATGGATTTTGAGCTTCGGGAGCCAGGTGAAAATGATTCGCCCGGAGACATTGCGTGTGAAAGTACGAGAGGAGGCAAAGAAAATCCTGGGAGTCCCGAAAAGCAGGTACTGA
- the lptE gene encoding LPS assembly lipoprotein LptE → MGKKAFGGTRLLVGGLLLGWLGGCGYQFAGRSELFPKDVQRIYVAPFINRTRAVGIENELTSAVRSEFFRRRELTLVDRPEEADAVVSGVIRDFGSRVAAVNRKDEVLQYEAQLAADVTLRRREPDEILWRRGIQLTDIHSGARGAVVTTSSAFRSGTLNADDVGRMTDIQLSETESRAVRDRLIERFAREIHQRLLEMF, encoded by the coding sequence TTGGGGAAGAAAGCTTTCGGCGGAACGAGGCTTCTCGTCGGCGGGCTCCTGCTCGGCTGGCTCGGCGGGTGCGGATATCAGTTCGCGGGGCGAAGCGAGCTGTTTCCCAAGGACGTGCAGCGCATTTACGTGGCGCCGTTCATCAACCGGACCCGGGCGGTGGGCATCGAGAACGAGCTCACCTCCGCCGTGCGGAGCGAGTTTTTCCGGCGCCGGGAGCTGACGCTGGTCGATCGACCGGAAGAAGCCGACGCCGTGGTGAGCGGCGTCATCCGCGATTTCGGCAGCCGCGTGGCCGCGGTCAACCGGAAAGACGAGGTGCTGCAGTACGAAGCGCAGCTCGCGGCGGACGTGACCCTGAGGCGGCGCGAGCCCGATGAAATTCTGTGGCGCAGGGGGATTCAGCTGACGGACATCCACAGCGGCGCGCGTGGAGCCGTGGTCACGACTTCTTCCGCCTTCCGGTCCGGGACGTTGAACGCGGACGACGTCGGTCGGATGACCGATATCCAGCTGAGCGAAACCGAAAGCCGCGCGGTGCGCGACCGTCTGATCGAACGGTTCGCCCGCGAGATCCACCAACGTTTGCTGGAAATGTTCTGA